One segment of Anopheles stephensi strain Indian chromosome 3, UCI_ANSTEP_V1.0, whole genome shotgun sequence DNA contains the following:
- the LOC118509614 gene encoding putative mediator of RNA polymerase II transcription subunit 26 isoform X1, translating into MMSVQQYCLRWNNHQPNFISVFSTLLHNESLVDVTLAAEGRQLQAHKVVLSACSSYFQSLFTANPCQHPIVILKDVQYNDLKTMVDFMYYGEVNVSTEQLPQVLKTAEMLKIKGLAEMPDASAVCKADLSKLDPSELIQAANVIPGATGDAIWGSAESQQQAQQQQQQQQQQQQQQQQQQQQQQQQQQQAQHHQQQTQQQQQYQHQQQQQQQLHQQTQQLRRSPSPTTNMSPAARRKRLRKTSTGSGSISTDRLQHQQQQQAAVVAAQQQAAAVAAAAAAAAAAQQQQQQQQTEEQHGASADPSTLNLVPHLHIQQQVDNISYGTATAGHGALAIGAAAAVAAAAAAAAAGNNIRIIKESPSSDVDQQQHESSQESVDETGHHMPSIIKTEDLSGVTQTIPMDISTTPTAVNITQSQSQHTGGQWTVIDTNYSRFGLAPCQTNLGLQQQQQQQQQQQQQQQQQHQHQQQVQQQQHHQQTNQQQQHQGDSQGLSSAGNGANSAANGGAPGSGTGGTGSGNNGGLANASNTNSNATTPQPTTPVQIYQHPFSPQIISVNPNNMVNSYQSSNLSTPTSPQTGSDQATGLVYSTGTPNQSPLGATPTGASGGTNASGNGNGGTGTGGGNNGGTAGGGNGATAVGAGGGGGAGGAGNGAAGGAAGAGAAGTGTGTVQPVKRKRSVNPQGDENFLRALEAVRFGGIGFCKAARLYGVNNRTLWLEYKKRGYPISRPSIKNRIKLEPNISPPPTATTPPGDENASMEHYDTALSSPALNMSLQQQQQQQQQQQQQQQVQQHQASQQQQQQQQVTAAQQTQHQQQQAQQQQGNDTTNAAAAAAAAAVVAASSTTPLMCPPHGHPMGVMGFLDTRHVDFTTTASLHQMTRQRYPDTATVNMNTGAVNLQGLNFNSM; encoded by the exons TCCCTATTCACCGCCAATCCCTGCCAACATCCGATCGTGATATTAAAGGACGTGCAGTACAACGACCTTAAGACGATGGTAGACTTCATGTACTATGGGGAGGTGAACGTGTCGACCGAACAGCTACCCCAGGTGCTCAAGACGGCCGAAATGCTCAAAATCAAAGGTCTGGCAGAGATGCCGGACGCGTCCGCCGTGTGTAAGGCGGATCTGAGCAAACTCGATCCGTCCGAGCTGATACAGGCGGCGAACGTTATACCCGGTGCGACGGGCGATGCGATATGGGGCAGTGCCGAATCTCAGCAGCaagcgcaacagcagcagcagcagcaacaacagcagcagcagcagcaacaacagcagcagcaacaacagcagcagcaacaacagcaggcacaacatcatcagcaacaaacgcaacagcagcagcagtaccaacaccagcagcagcagcagcaacagctacaTCAGCAAACCCAGCAGCTGAGACGATCACCTTCCCCCACGACCAACATGTCGCCTGCAGCGCGAAGAAAGCGGTTACGAAAGACGTCCACTGGGTCCGGTTCCATATCGACCGATCGgctccagcaccagcagcaacaacaggcGGCTGTTGTCGCGGCTCAGCAGCAGGCCGCTGCCgtagcagccgcagcagcagcggcagccgctgcccagcaacagcagcagcagcagcagacggaAGAACAGCACGGTGCGAGTGCGGACCCGAGCACACTGAACCTGGTGCCGCATCTACACATCCAGCAGCAGGTTGACAACATATCGTACGGTACGGCGACGGCGGGGCATGGCGCGTTAGCGATAGGCGCTGCAGccgctgttgccgctgctgcagcagctgccgcCGCCGGTAACAATATCCGCATCATCAAGGAAAGCCCCAGCTCCGACGtagaccagcagcagcacgaatcGTCGCAGGAAAGCGTCGATGAGACGGGACACCACATGCCGAGCATTATC AAAACGGAAGACCTCAGTGGGGTCACGCAGACCATACCGATGGACATTTCGACGACACCGACCGCCGTGAACATAACGCAATCGCAATCACAACATACCG GTGGGCAATGGACGGTAATCGATACGAATTATTCGCGGTTTGGCCTTGCGCCGTGTCAGACGAATTTAGgactgcagcaacagcagcaacaacagcagcaacagcagcagcaacaacagcaacagcatcaacatcagcagcaggtccagcaacagcagcatcatcagcaaacgaatcagcaacaacagcaccaggGTGATAGTCAAGGTTTAAGCAGTGCCGGCAATGGTGCAAACAGTGCGGCCAACGGTGGTGCGCCGGGCAGTGGAACGGGCGGGACGGGCAGCGGAAACAATGGTGGACTTGCGAACGCGTCCAACACCAACTCGAACGCCACGACGCCGCAACCGACGACACCGGTACAAATCTATCAGCATCCGTTCTCGCCCCAGATCATATCGGTCAACCCGAACAATATGGTTAACAGCTACCAATCGTCGAACCTGTCCACACCGACGTCCCCCCAAACGGGCAGCGATCAAGCGACGGGGCTTGTGTACAGTACGGGCACGCCGAATCAATCACCGCTCGGTGCGACGCCGACCGGTGCGTCTGGCGGTACGAATGCCAGCGGGAATGGCAACGGTGGAACGGGTACGGGCGGTGGCAACAATGGTGGTACGGCCGGTGGTGGCAATGGTGCAACGGCGGTCGGCGCTGGGGGCGGCGGTGGCGCTGGTGGAGCAGGCAACGGAGCAGCCGGTGGAGCGGCCGGAGCGGGTGCAGCCGGAACCGGCACCGGAACGGTGCAGCCGGTCAAGCGAAAACGGTCCGTCAATCCGCAGGGTGATGAAAACTTTCTGCGAGCGCTCGAAGCGGTCCGGTTCGGTGGTATCGGTTTCTGCAAAGCCGCCCGCCTGTACGGGGTAAACAATCGAACGCTGTGGTTAGAGTATAAGAAGCGCGGTTACCCGATCAGCCGGCCGAGCATCAAGAATCGCATCAAGCTGGAACCGAACATATCACCACCGCCGACGGCCACCACTCCGCCCGGCGATGAGAACGCCTCGATGGAGCACTACGATACGGCCCTTTCTTCCCCTGCGCTTAATATGtccctgcagcagcagcagcagcagcaacagcagcagcagcaacagcagcaggtccagcaacatcaagcgagccagcagcagcagcagcagcagcaagtcaCTGCGGCACAGCAAAcccaacaccagcagcagcaagcgcagcaacagcagggcAACGATACGACgaatgctgctgcagcagcggctgccgccgccgtcgtGGCGGCCTCATCCACCACCCCACTGATGTGTCCCCCGCACGGTCATCCGATGGGTGTGATGGGTTTCCTCGATACGCGGCACGTCGACTTTACGACCACGGCCAGCCTGCATCAGATGACCCGCCAGCGGTATCCGGATACGGCTACGGTGAACATGAATACGGGCGCGGTGAACCTGCAGGGTCTCAACTTTAACTCCATGTAA